The Flavobacterium johnsoniae UW101 genomic interval TGACGGAAGTGAACGTAAATTTATTGAAGATAATGACACTGTTATTATTCGTGGTTTCTGTGAAAACAACGAAGTAAGAATTGGTTTTGGTGAAGTTGCCAGCCAGCTTTTACCTCCATTTACAAGACAATGAAGAGCAGAGCAATCTGAAGATATATAGAAATAAAAAAAACCTTGGAAAGCCAAGGTTTTTTTATGCTTTATATTTAATCTTGAAAAAATTGAAAAAAAGCTATTTATTCTAAGATCATCTTTACCCAAACCAAACGATGATCTGAACTTGATTCTCGTTTTTCAACTAATTCTGACATTGGTTCACCTTTTGCAGGCCAAAATACACCGCTATTAACAACTTTAAAACCAAGTCTGGATGGCAATACATAATCAGCTCGCATTCTCCAAAAGGCTGTATGATTAACTCCAAAAGGATTTTCTGGACTATATGCAGCACCACCTTTACTGGCTGGCGTAAAGTCACTATTAATTTTCGGACTGTCTATTAAAGACTTTATACCTTCTCTAATAGCGTTTCCTTCAACTGGTGAAGCGTTTTGATCACCCATTATAACAAATCGAGAATCAGGAGACAAACCTCCTTTTACCCCTTTATCATCATAAATATACGAAGCCGAATTGTCTGAAATATAATCTCTCCAAAATCGGATCTCATCATGATTTCTTTTTCCATTTCGATCTTCTTCACCATCAAAAGTAGGAGGAGTTGGATGACTAACTAAAACGTGAACTGTTTTATTACCAACCTCTACAGGAACATCCCAGTGCGATTTTGAAGATAATGGAAATTCTTTCCATGCTTTCTTACTGTACCAATCTGATCCATCTGCTTTTTTGGTAAGCAATGCTCCCGGCATATCTTTCCATTTAAAATGTTGAAAAGTACGAACCGCGTTAACATCAATAGGATATTTAGACAAAAGCATCATCCCATATTGTCCAGGGTACATACCAAATCCCCATGCATCATTTCCAAAATTATTCAACTTTCCATCATTGTTCAAATCGTAAGGACTTGGCTGGCCAGTATTCACTGTCGAATAATAGTAGTAAGGATAATCAATGGCCACTGCCCCGCCTTGGCTCACATTCAAATAATTTTTTATAAACGCCTTTACACCAAGTTCAGGGTCTTTAATATAATCAAATTCGTTTAGCAAAATAACGTCTGGCCTAACGGTCTGAATAATGTGGGCAATATTTCTGATTTGAGCATTAACCCCTGAATTAAGCTGATAAATCAATATTTGCTCCGATTTTCCCATTGCACCTTTGGGAGAATAATTATCAGATTCCATACTTACATTATAGGTAGCAAATGTAAGTTCA includes:
- a CDS encoding endonuclease/exonuclease/phosphatase family protein, which produces MKKIFFILSVLSSGVLFSQSEAQEKTELTFATYNVSMESDNYSPKGAMGKSEQILIYQLNSGVNAQIRNIAHIIQTVRPDVILLNEFDYIKDPELGVKAFIKNYLNVSQGGAVAIDYPYYYYSTVNTGQPSPYDLNNDGKLNNFGNDAWGFGMYPGQYGMMLLSKYPIDVNAVRTFQHFKWKDMPGALLTKKADGSDWYSKKAWKEFPLSSKSHWDVPVEVGNKTVHVLVSHPTPPTFDGEEDRNGKRNHDEIRFWRDYISDNSASYIYDDKGVKGGLSPDSRFVIMGDQNASPVEGNAIREGIKSLIDSPKINSDFTPASKGGAAYSPENPFGVNHTAFWRMRADYVLPSRLGFKVVNSGVFWPAKGEPMSELVEKRESSSDHRLVWVKMILE